The following are encoded in a window of Alphaproteobacteria bacterium genomic DNA:
- a CDS encoding TIGR01244 family phosphatase produces MFRRLSDQVLVAGQIGPEDVAEAAAWGITVIVNNRPDREEPGQPLDSEIEAAARAAGLAYHHIPIAGGIESEAVERMAGVLDEEDTVLAFCRSGTRSTWLWAMAEASRGASGAALIAQAAAAGYDLEPLRPYL; encoded by the coding sequence ATGTTCAGGCGGCTCTCCGATCAGGTGCTCGTCGCGGGCCAGATCGGGCCGGAGGATGTCGCCGAAGCGGCCGCCTGGGGAATCACCGTGATCGTCAACAACCGCCCGGACCGCGAGGAGCCGGGCCAGCCGCTCGATTCCGAGATCGAGGCGGCGGCGCGCGCGGCGGGCCTCGCTTACCACCACATTCCCATCGCCGGCGGAATCGAGTCCGAGGCGGTCGAGCGGATGGCCGGTGTGCTGGACGAGGAGGACACGGTACTCGCCTTCTGCCGCTCCGGCACGCGATCGACCTGGCTTTGGGCCATGGCGGAAGCCAGCCGCGGGGCGAGCGGAGCGGCGTTGATCGCCCAGGCAGCCGCCGCCGGATACGATCTGGAGCCGTTGAGGCCCTATCTTTAG
- a CDS encoding DUF2007 domain-containing protein yields the protein MALVEAARFYTSFEAHVAKGALDAEEIPAILFDAEMNWGGVDLGVVPVRLMVDEGDLARARRVLDK from the coding sequence ATGGCTTTGGTCGAGGCCGCGCGCTTCTACACCTCGTTCGAGGCGCACGTCGCCAAAGGCGCCCTCGATGCCGAGGAGATTCCGGCGATCCTGTTCGACGCGGAGATGAATTGGGGCGGAGTCGATCTCGGCGTCGTTCCGGTGCGGCTGATGGTCGACGAGGGCGATCTGGCGCGGGCTCGGCGGGTACTCGACAAATAA
- a CDS encoding DUF924 domain-containing protein — translation MNQAQVRAILDFWFALGWDDWWKGGPELDADIRKRFEALREQQRENVPEHFLGSADEALAAVLLFDQFPRNMFRGHADQFSTDPLALAVAKGAVERDYDDGMTSDRRGFLYMPFQHSEDLRDQVRSLLLFTALGNAEQLQYARLHHDMVQRFGRFPHRNAMLGRKPTAMEQAAGDVVPW, via the coding sequence GTGAACCAGGCGCAGGTCCGCGCGATCCTCGATTTCTGGTTCGCGCTCGGCTGGGACGATTGGTGGAAAGGCGGCCCGGAGCTCGACGCCGATATCCGCAAGCGCTTCGAGGCGCTTCGGGAACAGCAACGCGAGAACGTGCCGGAGCATTTCCTCGGCTCGGCCGACGAGGCGCTGGCGGCGGTGCTGCTGTTCGATCAATTCCCGCGCAACATGTTTCGCGGCCACGCCGATCAATTCTCGACCGATCCGCTCGCGCTCGCAGTGGCCAAAGGGGCGGTGGAGCGGGACTATGACGACGGCATGACGTCAGATCGCCGCGGCTTCCTCTACATGCCGTTCCAGCACAGCGAGGATCTGCGCGACCAGGTCCGCTCGCTGCTGCTGTTCACCGCACTCGGCAATGCCGAGCAGCTGCAATATGCGCGGCTCCATCACGACATGGTCCAGCGCTTCGGCCGCTTCCCGCACCGCAACGCGATGCTGGGGCGCAAGCCGACGGCGATGGAGCAGGCCGCCGGCGACGTGGTGCCCTGGTAA
- the tldD gene encoding metalloprotease TldD — protein sequence MTSDPRRFLYRPDGLDPDAALRLTADALKGCDDGELYLQYIASESFGFDDGRLKTADFNTQAGFGLRGVSGETTAFAQANELSEAAIRRAAETMAVLDPAKGARPAPPRRTNASLYTDSDPLSLIPFARKVALCQQIDAAARARDPRVSQVTVSLAGSWSVIDIVRPDGFVAHDVRPLVRLNVQIVAEANGRRETGSHGLGGRYLYDALFEEAAWNRAIDMALAQALVNLESVAAPAGEMTVVLGPGWPGVLLHEAVGHGLEGDFNRKGTSAFSGRIGERVAAPGVTVIDDGSIGDRRGSLTIDDEGTPTQRNVLIEDGILKGYIQDRLNARLMGVAPTGNGRRENFSHAPMPRMTNTFMLGGADDPAEILSRAKNGIYAKSFGGGQVDITSGKFVFSCTEAYRIENGRLGAPIKGATLIGDGPSVLTRVKAIGNDMALDEGVGVCGKGGQSVPAGVGQPTLLIDGITVGGTAA from the coding sequence ATGACCTCCGATCCCCGCCGCTTTCTCTACCGCCCCGACGGCCTCGATCCCGACGCCGCTCTCCGCCTCACCGCCGACGCGCTGAAAGGATGCGACGACGGCGAGCTCTACCTGCAATATATCGCCTCGGAGAGCTTCGGCTTCGACGACGGGCGGCTGAAGACCGCCGATTTCAACACCCAGGCCGGCTTCGGCCTGCGCGGCGTCTCGGGCGAGACCACAGCCTTCGCCCAGGCCAACGAGCTCAGCGAGGCCGCGATCCGCCGTGCCGCCGAGACGATGGCGGTGCTCGATCCGGCAAAGGGCGCGCGCCCGGCCCCGCCGCGGCGGACCAACGCCAGCCTCTACACCGATTCCGACCCGCTCAGCCTGATCCCGTTCGCGCGCAAGGTCGCGCTCTGCCAGCAGATCGACGCCGCGGCGCGGGCGCGCGACCCGCGCGTGTCGCAGGTGACGGTATCGCTCGCCGGATCGTGGAGCGTGATCGACATCGTGAGGCCGGACGGCTTCGTCGCGCATGACGTGCGTCCGCTGGTTCGGCTCAACGTCCAGATCGTCGCGGAAGCGAACGGGCGCCGCGAAACCGGTTCCCACGGCCTCGGCGGCCGCTACCTCTACGATGCTTTGTTCGAGGAAGCGGCCTGGAACCGGGCGATCGACATGGCGCTCGCCCAGGCCCTGGTGAACCTGGAATCGGTCGCCGCACCGGCGGGTGAGATGACGGTCGTGCTCGGCCCAGGCTGGCCCGGTGTTCTGCTGCACGAGGCGGTCGGCCACGGTCTCGAGGGCGATTTCAACCGCAAGGGCACGTCGGCTTTCTCCGGCCGGATCGGCGAGCGCGTCGCCGCGCCAGGCGTCACCGTAATCGACGACGGCTCGATCGGAGACCGCCGTGGCTCGCTCACGATCGACGACGAGGGCACGCCGACCCAGCGCAACGTGCTGATCGAGGACGGAATCCTCAAAGGCTATATCCAGGACCGGCTCAACGCCCGGCTGATGGGCGTGGCGCCGACCGGCAACGGCCGCCGCGAGAATTTCTCCCACGCGCCGATGCCGCGGATGACCAACACCTTCATGCTCGGCGGCGCGGACGATCCCGCCGAGATCCTCTCCCGCGCGAAGAACGGCATCTACGCCAAAAGCTTCGGCGGCGGGCAGGTCGACATCACCTCGGGCAAGTTCGTCTTCTCGTGCACCGAGGCCTACCGGATCGAGAACGGCCGGCTTGGGGCGCCGATCAAGGGCGCGACCCTGATCGGCGACGGGCCCAGCGTGCTGACCCGGGTCAAGGCGATCGGGAACGACATGGCGCTCGATGAGGGCGTAGGGGTTTGCGGCAAGGGCGGCCAGTCGGTGCCTGCCGGAGTCGGCCAGCCGACCTTGCTGATCGATGGGATAACGGTGGGCGGAACCGCGGCGTGA
- a CDS encoding zinc-finger domain-containing protein, whose product MATDPFTPEIAYTDKTRIACDGATEISPALGHPRVWLQIGAEGFVDCGYCDKRFILRGGVADSAPDERIDPGAGENSAGSLPSEPGA is encoded by the coding sequence ATGGCCACCGATCCCTTCACGCCTGAAATCGCCTACACCGACAAGACCCGCATCGCCTGCGATGGCGCCACCGAAATCTCGCCGGCGCTCGGCCATCCGCGCGTCTGGCTTCAGATTGGTGCCGAGGGCTTCGTCGACTGCGGCTATTGCGACAAGAGATTCATCCTGAGGGGTGGGGTAGCGGACAGCGCGCCGGACGAGCGGATCGACCCCGGCGCCGGAGAGAATAGCGCCGGCAGCCTGCCGAGCGAGCCCGGCGCTTAG
- a CDS encoding ABC transporter ATP-binding protein, which yields MTEAAIEIRDLQKTYAGGKRALDGIMIDVPRGGIFGLLGPNGAGKSTLINILAGLVTKSGGSASIWGFDIDEHPRNAKRSIGVVPQEILFDPFFTPKEALEIQAGLYGIPKADRRTMELLRAVRLEDKQDAYARTLSGGMKRRLLVAKAMVHSPPILVLDEPTAGVDVELRQQLWDYVRSLHAQGVTIVLTTHYLEEAEQLCDRIAIINHGKLIANETTRTLVGMAQEKVVEVVVDRDLTAAPDAICFDKVEFNGERTLTITYRKDRVNAGEVLAALQREGLGIVDVSTREADLEDVFLNLTRTEAA from the coding sequence ATGACCGAAGCCGCGATCGAAATCCGCGATTTGCAGAAGACCTATGCCGGCGGCAAGCGCGCGCTCGACGGCATCATGATCGACGTGCCGCGCGGCGGCATATTCGGCCTGCTGGGCCCGAACGGGGCCGGCAAATCGACCCTGATCAACATCCTCGCCGGGCTGGTCACCAAATCCGGCGGCAGCGCCTCGATCTGGGGCTTCGACATCGACGAGCATCCGCGCAACGCCAAGCGCTCGATCGGCGTCGTGCCGCAGGAGATATTGTTCGATCCCTTCTTCACGCCGAAGGAGGCGCTGGAAATCCAGGCCGGACTCTACGGCATTCCGAAGGCCGACCGGCGGACGATGGAGCTTCTGCGGGCGGTGCGGCTGGAGGACAAGCAGGACGCCTATGCGCGCACGCTCTCCGGCGGCATGAAGCGCCGCCTGCTGGTCGCGAAGGCGATGGTCCACTCGCCGCCGATCCTGGTGCTCGACGAGCCGACCGCCGGGGTCGACGTCGAGCTTCGCCAGCAGCTGTGGGATTATGTCCGCTCGCTCCACGCGCAGGGCGTGACCATCGTCCTCACCACCCATTATCTCGAGGAGGCGGAGCAGCTCTGCGACCGGATCGCGATCATCAATCACGGCAAGCTGATCGCCAACGAGACCACGCGGACGCTGGTCGGGATGGCCCAGGAGAAGGTGGTCGAGGTCGTGGTCGACCGGGATCTCACCGCGGCGCCCGACGCAATCTGTTTCGACAAGGTCGAGTTCAATGGAGAGCGCACGCTGACCATCACCTACCGCAAGGACCGGGTCAACGCCGGCGAGGTGCTCGCCGCGCTGCAGCGGGAAGGACTCGGCATCGTCGATGTATCCACCCGCGAGGCTGACCTCGAGGACGTGTTCCTCAATCTTACCCGGACGGAGGCGGCTTGA
- the nadB gene encoding L-aspartate oxidase: MSARDYDVLIVGAGAAGLTAALNLAQRFRVAVLLKGEGATGWAQGGIAAVLEPGDTFEAHVEDTMIAGAGLNNRDTVEFVVGNAPAAIARLAELGVPFTGDSDGEGWHLTREGGHSHRRIVHVDDATGWAVQQALEKAAAANPNITIVPEMVAIDLVTSRNGQRYSGDGHVWGAYALNKATGKVETFTARATILATGGAGRVYLFSTAPRGATGDGIAMAWRAGARVSNMEFMQFHPTCLYNLEVKNFLITEAVRGEGGQLKIPATGHRFMPDFDERAELAPRDVVARAIDHEIKRLGLDYVHLDISHRDPDFVKGHFPNIHEKLLGLGIDMTREPIPVVPAQHYTCGGVVIDLDGRTDLPGLYAVGEVSQSGLHGANRLASNSLLECFVFGDAAATHITTNWDDLLPPPPIRAWDESRVTHSDEEVVIKQNWTEIRRFMWNYVGIVRTTKRLERARRRIALLTEEIEDYYGHFRVTPDLIELRNLLQSAELIVRSALHRKESRGLHYTLDYPKTLARAVDTILAP, encoded by the coding sequence GTGAGTGCGCGCGATTACGACGTCCTCATCGTCGGCGCCGGCGCGGCCGGGCTGACGGCGGCGCTGAACCTCGCCCAGCGATTCAGGGTCGCGGTCCTCCTCAAGGGCGAGGGCGCAACCGGCTGGGCGCAGGGCGGGATCGCGGCGGTTCTGGAGCCCGGCGACACGTTCGAGGCGCATGTCGAGGACACGATGATCGCCGGCGCGGGCCTCAACAACCGCGACACGGTCGAGTTCGTCGTCGGGAATGCGCCGGCGGCGATCGCCCGGCTCGCGGAGCTGGGCGTGCCCTTCACCGGCGACAGCGACGGCGAGGGCTGGCACCTGACGCGCGAAGGCGGCCACAGCCACCGCCGGATCGTCCATGTCGACGACGCGACCGGCTGGGCGGTCCAGCAAGCGCTGGAGAAGGCCGCTGCGGCCAATCCGAACATCACGATCGTCCCCGAAATGGTCGCGATCGACCTCGTCACCAGCCGCAACGGCCAGCGTTACTCGGGCGACGGCCACGTCTGGGGCGCCTATGCGCTCAACAAGGCGACCGGCAAGGTCGAGACCTTCACCGCGCGGGCGACGATCCTCGCCACGGGGGGCGCCGGCCGGGTCTACCTGTTCTCGACCGCCCCGCGCGGGGCGACGGGGGACGGCATCGCCATGGCCTGGCGGGCGGGCGCCAGAGTTTCCAACATGGAATTCATGCAATTCCACCCCACCTGCCTCTACAATCTGGAGGTCAAGAACTTCCTGATCACCGAGGCGGTGCGCGGCGAGGGCGGGCAGCTCAAGATTCCCGCAACCGGCCATCGTTTCATGCCCGATTTCGACGAGCGCGCCGAGCTCGCTCCGCGCGACGTCGTCGCCCGGGCGATCGACCATGAGATCAAGCGGCTCGGCCTCGACTACGTCCATCTCGACATCAGCCACCGCGACCCGGACTTCGTGAAGGGCCACTTCCCGAACATCCACGAGAAATTGCTCGGCCTCGGCATCGACATGACCAGGGAGCCGATCCCCGTCGTCCCGGCGCAGCACTACACCTGCGGCGGCGTGGTCATCGACCTCGACGGGCGGACGGACCTTCCCGGCCTCTACGCGGTCGGCGAGGTCAGCCAGTCCGGCCTTCACGGCGCCAACCGGCTCGCTTCCAACTCGCTGCTCGAATGCTTCGTCTTCGGCGACGCGGCCGCTACGCACATCACCACCAATTGGGACGACCTGCTTCCGCCGCCGCCGATCCGCGCCTGGGATGAGAGCCGCGTCACCCATTCCGACGAGGAGGTGGTGATCAAGCAGAACTGGACCGAGATCCGCCGCTTCATGTGGAATTACGTCGGCATCGTTCGCACCACCAAGCGTCTGGAGCGCGCCAGGCGCCGGATCGCGCTGCTGACCGAGGAAATCGAGGATTATTACGGCCATTTCCGGGTCACCCCGGACCTGATCGAGCTTCGCAACCTCCTTCAAAGCGCCGAGCTGATCGTCCGCTCCGCCCTCCACCGCAAGGAGAGCCGGGGGCTTCATTACACGCTGGATTATCCGAAGACGCTGGCCAGGGCGGTGGACACGATTCTAGCGCCCTAG
- a CDS encoding alpha/beta hydrolase: MKRRSFILAALAFTLLGAPADAQRFQPTRFSVEVVGRGPDVILIPGLTSGREVWRGTVAAMPGYRYHLIQVAGFAGEPARGNRTGAIVAPLAEEIARYIADRHLARPAIVGHSMGGTLALMIAARNPALAGKVMVVDMLPQPAGLLGGTASDFGPLAQMLDSQGGRRLFANLMGAFSPPGTVGRSDTEVVGRAAQELAVTDLTAELARIRIPLTVAYASPDARSRAAIDRQFARAYSSARNARLVRIDGSGHMVMLDQPARFRAALADFLGR, from the coding sequence ATGAAACGCCGAAGCTTCATTCTCGCCGCGCTAGCCTTCACGCTCCTTGGGGCGCCCGCCGACGCGCAACGCTTCCAGCCGACCCGCTTCTCGGTCGAAGTCGTCGGCCGCGGGCCGGACGTGATCCTGATCCCGGGCCTTACCTCGGGGCGCGAGGTGTGGCGCGGCACGGTCGCCGCCATGCCCGGCTATCGCTATCACCTGATCCAGGTGGCCGGCTTCGCCGGGGAGCCGGCGCGCGGCAACCGCACGGGCGCGATCGTCGCTCCGCTCGCGGAAGAGATCGCCCGCTACATCGCCGATCGGCACCTCGCGCGCCCAGCGATCGTCGGCCATTCGATGGGCGGCACGCTGGCGCTGATGATCGCCGCGCGCAATCCGGCGCTGGCCGGCAAGGTGATGGTGGTCGACATGTTGCCGCAGCCCGCGGGCCTGCTCGGCGGCACCGCGAGCGACTTCGGCCCGCTCGCCCAGATGCTGGACTCGCAAGGCGGCCGCCGGCTTTTCGCCAATCTGATGGGTGCGTTCAGCCCGCCGGGCACGGTCGGACGAAGCGACACTGAAGTGGTCGGCCGGGCGGCGCAGGAGCTGGCGGTCACCGATCTCACCGCGGAGCTGGCGAGAATCCGTATCCCGCTGACGGTTGCCTACGCCTCGCCCGACGCGCGGTCCCGCGCCGCCATCGACCGCCAGTTCGCCCGCGCCTATTCCAGCGCCCGCAACGCGCGGCTCGTCCGGATCGACGGCAGCGGCCATATGGTGATGCTCGATCAGCCGGCGCGGTTTCGCGCGGCGCTCGCGGACTTTCTAGGGCGCTAG
- the polA gene encoding DNA polymerase I, with protein sequence MPSPHLYLVDGSSYIFRAFHVLPGLTNKFGLNVGAVYGYTTMLWKLAGDLEKEDGPTHLAVILDASESTFRNKMYDQYKANRPPPPPELVPQFPLIRDATRAFSIPCIEEEGLEADDIIACYVKAARERGWDVTIVSSDKDLMQLIEPGVDMLDTMRDRRIGTDQVVEKFDVPPAKLGDVLALMGDSVDNIPGVPGIGPKTASKLINEFGDLDAVLAAAPSMKPSKMRDNLIEHEDKARLSRELVRLICDSPLPEPLDELALKGIPEEPLREFLEHHGFRTLLTRLGAQGQAASAPVADETTTQREVRPEPRIDRSLYETVTTEGALDDWIAAARERGLVAFDTETDGRDCVSAKLVGISLATDCNKACYIPLEHGGDDMFAERPDQLPSELVLAKLKPLLEDPAVLKIGHNLKFDWVVLNRRGISVAPYDDTLVMSFNLDAGGLNSHSLDDLAKKHLDHVCIAFKELCGTGQKQITFNRVQLDRATEYAAEDADVALRLWLRFKARMPFERVTRVYELVDRPMVAVVGAMERDGVKVDREVLKSLSAEFNVQIAALEERICGEAGCKFTIGSPQQLGDILFNQMGLSGGRKGKSGVYSTDQNELERLEREGVPIARLVLEWRQLTKLKSTYTDALQEQINRDTGRVHTSYSLSGAQTGRLASTDPNLMNIPIRTEIGRRIRDAFIAEPGHVMLSADYSQIELRLAAHICDVPALRAAFEAGEDIHNRTAQELFGTVDRDTRARAKTINFAILYGISRWGLAQRLELTPDEAQAMIDRYFERFPGIRAYIGDTLTHARETGFTTTLFGRKTHFPRLKSNVQHERQGAERAAINAPIQGTAADIIKRAMARMGPALAAEGLGGTRMLMQVHDELVFEVPEAEVESATTVIRRVMESAAEPAVRLNVPLGVEIGTGANWGAAH encoded by the coding sequence ATGCCTTCCCCGCATCTCTACCTCGTCGACGGATCGAGCTATATTTTCCGCGCCTTCCACGTCCTGCCCGGGCTCACCAACAAGTTCGGGCTCAACGTCGGAGCGGTCTACGGCTACACGACGATGCTGTGGAAGCTCGCCGGCGACCTCGAGAAGGAGGACGGGCCGACTCATCTCGCCGTCATCCTCGACGCCTCCGAGAGCACGTTCCGCAACAAGATGTACGACCAGTACAAGGCGAACCGGCCGCCGCCGCCGCCGGAGCTGGTGCCTCAATTTCCCTTGATCCGCGACGCCACTCGCGCCTTCTCCATTCCGTGCATCGAGGAGGAGGGGCTGGAGGCCGACGACATCATCGCCTGCTACGTGAAGGCGGCCCGCGAGCGGGGATGGGACGTGACGATCGTCTCCTCCGACAAGGACCTGATGCAGCTGATCGAGCCCGGCGTCGACATGCTGGACACCATGCGGGACCGGCGTATCGGCACCGATCAGGTGGTCGAGAAGTTCGACGTTCCGCCAGCCAAATTGGGCGACGTCCTCGCCCTCATGGGCGACAGCGTCGACAATATTCCGGGCGTGCCCGGAATCGGGCCGAAGACGGCATCGAAGCTGATCAACGAGTTTGGCGACCTCGATGCCGTGCTCGCCGCCGCGCCGTCTATGAAACCTTCGAAGATGCGGGACAATCTGATCGAGCATGAGGACAAGGCACGGTTGTCGCGCGAGCTGGTCAGGCTGATCTGCGACTCGCCGCTGCCCGAGCCGCTCGACGAGCTTGCGCTGAAGGGGATTCCCGAGGAGCCGCTGCGCGAGTTTCTCGAGCATCACGGCTTCCGCACCCTGCTCACCCGGCTCGGCGCGCAGGGCCAGGCGGCAAGCGCCCCGGTCGCCGACGAGACGACCACCCAGCGCGAGGTGAGGCCGGAGCCCAGGATCGACCGCTCGCTCTATGAAACGGTGACGACCGAGGGGGCGCTGGACGATTGGATCGCCGCGGCGCGCGAAAGGGGCTTGGTCGCGTTCGACACAGAGACCGACGGGCGCGACTGCGTCTCCGCCAAGCTGGTCGGAATCAGCCTCGCCACGGATTGCAACAAGGCCTGCTACATTCCTCTCGAGCATGGCGGCGACGATATGTTCGCCGAGCGGCCGGACCAATTGCCGTCGGAGCTGGTGCTCGCCAAGCTGAAGCCGCTGCTCGAGGACCCGGCGGTGCTCAAGATCGGGCACAATTTGAAGTTCGACTGGGTCGTGCTGAACAGGCGCGGCATTTCGGTCGCGCCCTATGACGATACGTTGGTGATGAGCTTCAACCTCGACGCGGGCGGGCTCAACTCCCATTCGCTCGACGATCTCGCGAAGAAGCATCTCGACCACGTCTGCATCGCCTTCAAGGAGCTGTGCGGGACGGGGCAGAAGCAGATCACCTTCAACCGAGTCCAGCTCGACCGGGCGACCGAATATGCGGCCGAGGATGCCGACGTCGCGCTTCGCCTGTGGCTGCGCTTCAAGGCGCGGATGCCGTTCGAGCGGGTGACCCGGGTCTACGAGCTGGTCGACCGGCCGATGGTGGCGGTCGTCGGCGCGATGGAGCGGGACGGGGTCAAGGTCGACCGCGAGGTGCTGAAGAGCCTCTCGGCCGAGTTCAACGTCCAGATCGCCGCTCTGGAGGAGCGGATCTGCGGCGAGGCCGGCTGCAAGTTCACCATCGGCTCGCCCCAGCAGCTCGGCGACATCTTGTTCAACCAGATGGGGCTCTCCGGCGGCCGCAAGGGCAAGTCGGGAGTCTATTCGACCGACCAGAACGAGCTCGAGCGGCTGGAGCGCGAGGGCGTGCCGATCGCCCGGCTCGTGCTCGAATGGCGCCAGCTGACCAAGCTCAAATCCACCTACACCGACGCGCTGCAGGAGCAGATCAACCGCGACACTGGACGGGTCCACACCAGCTACAGCCTGTCGGGCGCGCAGACCGGGCGGCTGGCCTCGACCGACCCGAACTTGATGAATATCCCCATACGCACGGAGATCGGCCGGCGCATCCGCGACGCCTTCATCGCCGAGCCCGGCCACGTCATGCTCTCCGCCGACTACAGCCAGATCGAGCTTCGCCTCGCCGCCCATATCTGCGACGTTCCGGCGCTGAGGGCGGCGTTCGAGGCGGGCGAGGACATCCACAACCGCACCGCTCAGGAATTGTTCGGCACCGTCGACCGCGACACGCGCGCGCGCGCGAAGACCATCAACTTCGCTATACTTTACGGCATCTCCCGCTGGGGCCTCGCCCAGCGGCTCGAGCTGACGCCGGACGAGGCGCAAGCGATGATCGATCGCTATTTCGAGCGCTTCCCCGGCATCCGCGCCTATATCGGCGACACGCTGACCCACGCCCGCGAAACCGGCTTCACCACCACCCTGTTCGGCCGCAAGACGCACTTCCCGCGGCTCAAGTCGAACGTCCAGCACGAGCGCCAGGGCGCGGAGCGGGCGGCGATCAACGCCCCGATCCAGGGTACCGCGGCCGACATCATCAAGCGGGCGATGGCGCGGATGGGGCCGGCCCTCGCCGCCGAGGGCCTCGGCGGCACGCGCATGCTGATGCAGGTCCATGACGAATTGGTGTTCGAAGTGCCCGAAGCCGAGGTGGAGAGCGCCACGACCGTGATCCGGCGGGTCATGGAGAGCGCGGCGGAGCCTGCGGTTCGGCTCAACGTCCCGCTCGGCGTCGAGATCGGCACCGGCGCGAACTGGGGCGCCGCGCATTGA
- a CDS encoding lipopolysaccharide biosynthesis protein translates to MSEATARPDDDIAALAKGGRTNFFGFLLRLAARIPFLFIAGRLYGPELLGRFAYAVIVAELAAQLATLGLKRGLAQQLSTTDQPHACVVADGLLAAFIASAIASVILMLFPQAMFPAGDIRGAEWLLPLVIFGIAGADVALAALAYRHDVASTVHVRALVEPWVISIAAGVLHYTLFWRDGLILSYAVSVVAGLGAALWRLFRSYGVAYGWKPNPAAVNAVARRNIPLAAADAIEWGSRRLDIAILGLFVAPYYVGLYYVAQQVASMPQKLKTSFDPILAPVITQKLAEGDKPAVARQVRQVGFWIIAAQAAIALALGIPGEAVMGLVGPQFVGGTAALGFLLAAEVIAATAAVSEAALVYVARHRNLMISALMIGAQAVLTVSIILAMRALHWSEAYQTAGAALALALALGLASVLKARLLCRLLGAPVQGWRWSLIWAAAAATVVGFVAIQLPEWMELGLGAPAILFAFGLVVWYRGFTQEDRALFRKQGPEEPSLPTRDLPTP, encoded by the coding sequence TTGAGCGAAGCGACTGCCCGCCCAGACGACGATATCGCAGCGCTCGCCAAGGGGGGGCGGACCAACTTTTTCGGCTTCCTTCTGCGGCTCGCGGCGCGCATCCCGTTCCTGTTCATCGCCGGGCGCCTCTACGGGCCTGAGCTGCTCGGGCGCTTCGCTTATGCGGTGATCGTCGCCGAGCTTGCGGCGCAGCTCGCCACGCTCGGGCTGAAGCGCGGCCTCGCCCAGCAGCTGTCGACCACCGACCAGCCCCATGCCTGCGTCGTCGCCGACGGGCTGCTCGCCGCCTTCATCGCCTCGGCCATCGCCAGCGTGATCCTGATGCTCTTTCCCCAGGCGATGTTCCCCGCCGGCGACATCAGGGGCGCGGAGTGGCTGCTGCCCCTGGTCATCTTCGGCATCGCCGGCGCCGACGTGGCGCTCGCCGCATTGGCCTACCGCCATGACGTCGCCTCGACCGTCCACGTCCGCGCCCTCGTCGAGCCCTGGGTGATCAGCATCGCCGCCGGCGTGCTTCACTACACCCTCTTCTGGCGCGACGGCCTGATCCTCTCCTACGCAGTCTCGGTCGTCGCCGGGCTCGGCGCCGCCTTGTGGCGGCTGTTCCGAAGCTACGGGGTCGCTTACGGCTGGAAGCCGAACCCCGCGGCGGTCAACGCGGTCGCCCGGCGCAACATCCCGCTCGCCGCTGCGGACGCGATCGAATGGGGCTCGCGCCGGCTCGACATCGCCATCCTCGGCCTGTTCGTCGCCCCTTATTATGTCGGCCTCTATTATGTGGCGCAGCAGGTCGCCTCGATGCCGCAAAAGCTGAAGACCAGCTTCGATCCCATCCTAGCGCCGGTCATCACCCAGAAGCTGGCCGAGGGGGACAAGCCGGCGGTGGCCCGCCAGGTGCGCCAGGTGGGCTTCTGGATCATCGCCGCGCAGGCGGCGATCGCGCTCGCGCTCGGAATACCGGGCGAGGCGGTGATGGGCCTGGTCGGCCCGCAATTCGTCGGCGGTACGGCCGCGCTCGGCTTCCTGCTCGCCGCCGAGGTCATCGCCGCGACCGCCGCCGTATCGGAGGCCGCGCTCGTCTACGTCGCCCGGCACCGCAATTTGATGATCTCGGCGCTGATGATCGGCGCCCAGGCCGTGCTGACGGTGTCGATCATCCTTGCCATGCGCGCGCTCCACTGGTCCGAGGCCTATCAGACGGCCGGGGCCGCGCTCGCTCTGGCGCTTGCGCTCGGCTTGGCCTCGGTCCTCAAGGCACGGCTGCTCTGCCGGCTGCTCGGCGCGCCGGTCCAGGGCTGGCGCTGGTCGCTGATCTGGGCTGCGGCGGCGGCGACCGTGGTCGGCTTCGTCGCCATCCAGCTGCCGGAATGGATGGAGCTCGGCCTCGGCGCTCCGGCGATCCTCTTCGCCTTCGGGCTGGTCGTCTGGTACCGCGGCTTCACCCAGGAGGACCGCGCCCTGTTCCGCAAGCAGGGGCCGGAGGAGCCCAGCCTGCCGACGAGGGACCTGCCGACGCCCTAG